The Musa acuminata AAA Group cultivar baxijiao chromosome BXJ1-8, Cavendish_Baxijiao_AAA, whole genome shotgun sequence genomic sequence CGCATGTGGGCATCAGtccctttttgccacattgtgaTTTTCTATTTTGCTGGAGGGCATGCACCGAGCTGCCAGCAGGTACAAAAAATTGGCTGGCTGATATCTTTTTGGCAAGGTATGTGTCAAATCATGCCACTCGAGATGAATGGGTTGGCATGGAGTGTGCTGGTACCTTTCTAACATGGCTCTTCAGAACCATACCAATCAATGGAAAATCATTTGTCACAATCAAGAAGCCATAGTAGAATCCATAAGCAACCAGATGACCGaagataatattattttcttacaCAATTTTAAGAATTACATGCTCAACTACAGTTTCAAAGATATTTATGAGACAACCACATACATCTTAGCAATCATGTTTTGACTTAGTTAACTCATGCAAATGAACTACAGAAAGGATTCCTTTCTCTCTGGCAAAAAGGTTGATTTGTTCTCGAGTTTATATGAACCCTGTACTAACTACTAAGTACAGATGATTGGGCAAACCAAAGTAACTTCACGGAGAAATTTGCAAGAAGCATTTTGCAGTGAACAAATCCAAGATACTTTTTGTACTTAAAGAAGAGAATAACATGATCCACTGAGATTGATTACACCCTGCTGCAGGATTAGCCATGACTCATTTGATCTCATGAATTGCGATTAAAGAAATTGGCACTGTTTATACAAAAGGTAAATATTTAGTTGATCATTTTTATGCCTAAATTCCACTAGATGAAGCTGTTGAAATTGCAGCTATAAAATCTTCAAACCAAGGTCTAATCTTTTCCAGTACACCTCCATGATGTCTGGTAACTAGCCTTGTAGCTACCATTGGCAAGTTAAGCAATTCCCTGATGCCAAGTGCCAACATAAACAATAAAGTGTAGAAAAGGGGCAGTATCTGTCCCACATGATCTTGTGCCGATTTAATCTAAAAGTAAACCATAGCAAATGTGTTTCTTACATTACCAAGCCAGGTCGAGACAACTTAGATACCATGTATGAACAAGATTGGTATGATAACTTATGCCTCAAAATTGAGTATAGCCTCACGGCTCATATTGCACACAAACACCCAAAAGGCAATATGATGGCGAACACTAAACTTTATTAGTGGTAATTACAACCTGAGATGAACTAATAGTTTGTCAACCCTTTATTAGTTGCAAGGACGCCAACAAAATCGCCACCTAGCGCTAAGGGGTCGTGAGTATAGATCAGCATATGCCTTGGTCAGCTTTGCAAAATGAAACACAGAactaaaatcataaatcatacaAAATTATGAATTTTACATACCATATAGGTAGAAGAGCTCACCAGTTCCTTGACTTGTTCAAGGTGTTGCGGTGAACCCGGCATCGAAGATGAAACCTCTGTACATGGCTTCAGGGTACCCTGGAATACCCTCCACCCAACTCCATAGACCACCCCCACTCTTtccaacctcctcctcctcctcccacagTGCCAGTTTTCCTTTCACTCTCTTCCCTGAGAACCAAACTTTCCCATCTCCACCAAAGACCTTCACCTTATTATTACCACCAGCTGCCGCCACTGATGGCCCGGAGGCGCCGCCTCCGAAGCACCGGTACATCTCCGGCGGCATCTTCCCCGCATCATCCCATTCCATCGTCGCCAGATCCAGCCTTAGGATCAGGACCGTCGAGCACGGTGCGTCCACCGCAAACGACGACCTCAGCCCTCCGATCAGCAGGAGCCGGCACCCACCTGCCCCGGCGAGTAGCCGCGGCCGCTTGAAGATATCAAACACGTTCCCCCACTCCTGCTGTTCGAGCGGGGCCCAGCCGCGGACTCCGCCGAGGTCGCCGAGGCGGCAGGAGAAAAGCTTCCACTGGCTCCGCCAGGGGGTGCCCACATCGCAGAGAGCGAAGACGGAGTCGGCCATCAGGATCGGGCTCCGGGGCTTGGAGGGGAGGCTGAGGGGAAACTTGAGCCATCGGTCAGGGCTCGGGGCGTAGGAGAGGGCTGCTAGCTCGGTGACGACGAGGACGGCGCCGTCGGGTCCGGCGAGGACGGTACCGTGGCGAGACCAGGCGGAGCCGAGCGGGGGGAGCAGTCGGTGGAATCCGGTGAGGGGATTGCAGACGGCGAGAGACTTGGTATGGTTCCTGGCGAAGGTGGCCACGGCGGAGGCGGAAGAAGGGGCAGCGTCGACCCACAGGTACAGGAGGGAGGGGGAGGCGGTGACGGGAGAAAAGGACGGGAAGGGGAGGAATGACAGCGGGAGGCGGATCCAGCGGTGGAAGGAAGGGTCGAGGGCGTGGAGGGAAGGGTGGGGGGATGCGGCGGCGCGGGGGTGGCGGAGGGCGAGGAGGCGGAGAGGGGGGAGAGAGGcgaggaagggagtggaggagAGGGCATCGCGAAAGGTGCGGCAGACGGGGCGACAGGCGAGGACCTCGCAGAGGGAGAGGCGGCCAAGGACGTTGTGGAGCACGTCCTGAGGGAGGAGCTGGATCGGGCTCGCCGGCGGCAGAGCACCCAGTCCCGCCACCTCCACCGACGCCTCTGAGTCGGCGGCCGCGTGGGTCTCGCGCATCTTGTCGCCGCCGGCTCCGGTAGGCGGAGGAGAGACCGAGACGGGGGCGGCggaaaagagagaaagaggtcAAAAGTAGTCGGTAAGACAATTTCAAGGGCAGTGGACAGACGCCATAATATCAGTATTGCCATTGGCTTGCCAAAGCAGCTGGACCGGGTCACCCTTGAAAACTTCCAGGGTGTCGTCAGCCCGTATTACCAGAGCTACCTCATCGGCTGCGAGGGGCACTGATTGGGCTCTTCCTTGCCGGTCTCGGCCAAGACAGGCAACACGGTCCCCATCTCGCCTACATCGGCGTAACTGCGTGGAGCCCACCGTCCCAGTCAAGGGTGCCGAGCTGCAACATGGAAGTATCATAAACCCTGGTTGAGGTCAGACGCCAAATCCTGATGTAGGCAGACCTCTCACCCTGAGTGCATCACCTTGCGAGAATGATCGCAATCCAACACCGCGTGGACTCCAAATGGC encodes the following:
- the LOC103993560 gene encoding SKP1-interacting partner 15, producing MRETHAAADSEASVEVAGLGALPPASPIQLLPQDVLHNVLGRLSLCEVLACRPVCRTFRDALSSTPFLASLPPLRLLALRHPRAAASPHPSLHALDPSFHRWIRLPLSFLPFPSFSPVTASPSLLYLWVDAAPSSASAVATFARNHTKSLAVCNPLTGFHRLLPPLGSAWSRHGTVLAGPDGAVLVVTELAALSYAPSPDRWLKFPLSLPSKPRSPILMADSVFALCDVGTPWRSQWKLFSCRLGDLGGVRGWAPLEQQEWGNVFDIFKRPRLLAGAGGCRLLLIGGLRSSFAVDAPCSTVLILRLDLATMEWDDAGKMPPEMYRCFGGGASGPSVAAAGGNNKVKVFGGDGKVWFSGKRVKGKLALWEEEEEVGKSGGGLWSWVEGIPGYPEAMYRGFIFDAGFTATP